One segment of Brassica napus cultivar Da-Ae chromosome C3, Da-Ae, whole genome shotgun sequence DNA contains the following:
- the LOC111198038 gene encoding OVARIAN TUMOR DOMAIN-containing deubiquitinating enzyme 10 isoform X1 produces the protein MVSHEENTSIVEWFLGPNPFAYPPYGVEMIHDEEEAYHHHHQTGEYYREYEEDHRSSSDVDNDEIIARTLQDDFLQLQIAEENNNGYSQQQHQEGYTNNYNNNNNEYGWNEQPALEYSTEWVGNDNEQGCDSPNVFSCSSPSDTDEYVYSWESDQCEADGEFGRRLNQMVPIPYVPKINGEIPPEEEAVSDHERLRNRLELFDFAEVKVPGDGNCQFRALADQLYKTADRHKYVRRQIVKQLKASPESYEGYVPMKFSDYLRKMSRSGEWGDHVTLQAAADVYQVKIVVLTSFKNTCYIEILPTSQESKGVILLAQCSNLLELLGRGSLQFHLLEQRYIYNRATEEEKVVAFWKLDRSWIISSLAILIFIDLRERER, from the exons ATGGTGTCACATGAAGAGAACACAAGTATAGTGGAATGGTTTCTTGGTCCTAATCCATTCGCCTATCCTCCTTATGGCGTTGAGATGATtcatgacgaagaagaagcttatcatcatcatcatcagactGGTGAGTATTACAGAGAGTATGAAGAAGATCATCGTAGTAGCAGCGATGTAGATAATGATGAGATCATTGCAAGAACTCTCCAAGACGATTTTTTGCAGCTTCAAATCGCAGAGGAAAATAATAACGGTTATTCGCAGCAACAACATCAAGAAGGTTATACTAACAACTATAACAATAACAATAACGAATATGGCTGGAACGAGCAACCAGCTTTGGAGTACTCTACAG AATGGGTAGGGAATGATAATGAGCAAGGCTGTGATTCGCCAAATGTATTTTCTTGTTCAAGTCCGAGTGACACGGATGAGTATGTGTACTCGTGGGAGTCGGATCAGTGTGAGGCTGATGGTGAATTTGGGAGGAGGTTGAATCAGATGGTTCCTATTCCT tatGTGCCTAAAATAAACGGAGAGATACCacctgaagaagaagcagtTTCAGATCATGAAAGACTTCGGAATAG GTTAGAGTTGTTTGACTTTGCTGAGGTCAAAGTTCCAGGAGATGGTAATTGCCAG TTCCGTGCTTTAGCTGATCAACTATACAAAACCGCCGATCGTCATAAATATGTTAGACGTCAAATAGTCAAGCAG CTCAAAGCTAGTCCAGAGTCTTATGAAGGATATGTGCCTATGAAGTTCTCTGATTATCTAAGGAAGATGTCTCG GAGCGGCGAGTGGGGAGATCATGTTACATTACAGGCAGCTGCAGATGTG TATCAGGTGAAGATAGTAGTGCTAACATCATTCAAGAATACATGTTATATCGAAATTCTTCCTACCTCTCAAGAATCCAAAGGAG TTATTTTGCTTGCTCAATGCAGTAATCTTCTTGAGCTTTTGGGCAGAGGTTCATTACAATTCCATCTACTTGAACAGAG ATACATCTACAACAGAGCTACAGAGGAGGAAAAAGTGGTGGCGTTTTGGAAACTAGATAGATCATGGATCATATCATCACTGgctatattaatatttattgacttgagagagagagagagatga
- the LOC111204207 gene encoding transcription factor-like protein DPB isoform X4, translated as MTTTPSNSAQSVSSSGSMGSPSSRTEQTTTVATTPASDDPASQLASGGKKKKKRRGQRASGPDKNGRGLRQFSLKVCEKVESKGRTTYNEVADELVAEFALPNNDDTSPDQYDEKNIRRRVYDALNVLMAMDIVSKYQKEILWRGLPRTSVSDIQELKAERLSLRNRIEKKTEYSQELEEHYVGLQSLIRRNEHLYSSGNAPSGGVTLPFILVQTRPNATVEVEISEDMQLVHFDFNTTPFELHDDNFVLKMMKFCDQPPLKNGHNNNSHETSHSFVPEDNKEGLSTDPKLPQQVDTDQSHHQLHAQPRIIPTPVTNNASAASNTPVTSPPLSGIIKSSMKTEN; from the exons ATGACAACTACTCCCTCCAATTCAGCTCAATCGGTGTCCTCTAGCGGCAGTATGGGATCTCCTTCAAGTCGCACCGAGCAAACCACCACCGTAGCTACCACACCTGCTAGCGACGATCCTGCTTCTCAATTAGCTTCTGG tggtaagaagaagaagaagaggaggggACAGCGTGCGTCTGGTCCTGATAAAAATGGAAGAGGCCTTCGTCAGTTTAGCTTGAAAG TTTGTGAAAAGGTTGAAAGCAAAGGAAGGACTACTTACAACGAG GTTGCGGACGAGCTTGTTGCTGAGTTTGCACTCCCAAATAACGATGACACATCCCCTGATCAG TATGATGAGAAGAACATAAGAAGGAGAGTATACGATGCTTTAAACGTCCTCATGGCTATGGATATAGTCTCCAAGTATCAGAAAGAGATTCTGTGGAGAGGTCTTCCTCGCACAAGCGTGAGCGACATTCAAGAATTAAAG GCTGAACGACTCTCACTTAGGAACAGGATTGAAAAGAAAACTGAATATTCCCAAGAACTGGAAGAACAT TATGTTGGCCTTCAGAGTCTGATACGGAGAAACGAACACTTGTATAGCTCTGGAAATGCACCTAGTGGCGGTGTTACTCTTCCATTTATCCTCGTCCAG ACTCGTCCAAATGCGACCGTAGAAGTGGAAATATCAGAAGACATGCAGCTCGTGCATTTCGATTTCAACAC CACTCCATTCGAGCTCCACGACGACAATTTTGTCCTCAAGATGATGAAATTTTGCGACCAGCCGCCATTGAAGAACGGTCACAATAACAACAGCCATGAAACTTCTCACAGTTTCGTGCCGGAAGACAATAAAGAAGGCCTCAGCACCGATCCTAAGCTGCCTCAGCAAGTGGATACGGACCAGTCTCATCATCAACTTCATGCTCAGCCACGAATCATTCCAACGCCTGTGACTAACAACGCTTCCGCAGCCAGTAATACTCCGGTGACATCACCGCCTCTCTCGGGTATCATAAAGTCGAGCATGAAGACAGAGAACTAA
- the LOC111204207 gene encoding transcription factor-like protein DPB isoform X1 — MTTTPSNSAQSVSSSGSMGSPSSRTEQTTTVATTPASDDPASQLASGSGKKKKKRRGQRASGPDKNGRGLRQFSLKVCEKVESKGRTTYNEVADELVAEFALPNNDDTSPDQQQYDEKNIRRRVYDALNVLMAMDIVSKYQKEILWRGLPRTSVSDIQELKAERLSLRNRIEKKTEYSQELEEHYVGLQSLIRRNEHLYSSGNAPSGGVTLPFILVQTRPNATVEVEISEDMQLVHFDFNTTPFELHDDNFVLKMMKFCDQPPLKNGHNNNSHETSHSFVPEDNKEGLSTDPKLPQQVDTDQSHHQLHAQPRIIPTPVTNNASAASNTPVTSPPLSGIIKSSMKTEN; from the exons ATGACAACTACTCCCTCCAATTCAGCTCAATCGGTGTCCTCTAGCGGCAGTATGGGATCTCCTTCAAGTCGCACCGAGCAAACCACCACCGTAGCTACCACACCTGCTAGCGACGATCCTGCTTCTCAATTAGCTTCTGG CAgtggtaagaagaagaagaagaggaggggACAGCGTGCGTCTGGTCCTGATAAAAATGGAAGAGGCCTTCGTCAGTTTAGCTTGAAAG TTTGTGAAAAGGTTGAAAGCAAAGGAAGGACTACTTACAACGAG GTTGCGGACGAGCTTGTTGCTGAGTTTGCACTCCCAAATAACGATGACACATCCCCTGATCAG CAACAGTATGATGAGAAGAACATAAGAAGGAGAGTATACGATGCTTTAAACGTCCTCATGGCTATGGATATAGTCTCCAAGTATCAGAAAGAGATTCTGTGGAGAGGTCTTCCTCGCACAAGCGTGAGCGACATTCAAGAATTAAAG GCTGAACGACTCTCACTTAGGAACAGGATTGAAAAGAAAACTGAATATTCCCAAGAACTGGAAGAACAT TATGTTGGCCTTCAGAGTCTGATACGGAGAAACGAACACTTGTATAGCTCTGGAAATGCACCTAGTGGCGGTGTTACTCTTCCATTTATCCTCGTCCAG ACTCGTCCAAATGCGACCGTAGAAGTGGAAATATCAGAAGACATGCAGCTCGTGCATTTCGATTTCAACAC CACTCCATTCGAGCTCCACGACGACAATTTTGTCCTCAAGATGATGAAATTTTGCGACCAGCCGCCATTGAAGAACGGTCACAATAACAACAGCCATGAAACTTCTCACAGTTTCGTGCCGGAAGACAATAAAGAAGGCCTCAGCACCGATCCTAAGCTGCCTCAGCAAGTGGATACGGACCAGTCTCATCATCAACTTCATGCTCAGCCACGAATCATTCCAACGCCTGTGACTAACAACGCTTCCGCAGCCAGTAATACTCCGGTGACATCACCGCCTCTCTCGGGTATCATAAAGTCGAGCATGAAGACAGAGAACTAA
- the LOC111198038 gene encoding OVARIAN TUMOR DOMAIN-containing deubiquitinating enzyme 10 isoform X2, whose product MVSHEENTSIVEWFLGPNPFAYPPYGVEMIHDEEEAYHHHHQTGEYYREYEEDHRSSSDVDNDEIIARTLQDDFLQLQIAEENNNGYSQQQHQEGYTNNYNNNNNEYGWNEQPALEYSTEWVGNDNEQGCDSPNVFSCSSPSDTDEYVYSWESDQCEADGEFGRRLNQMVPIPYVPKINGEIPPEEEAVSDHERLRNRLELFDFAEVKVPGDGNCQFRALADQLYKTADRHKYVRRQIVKQLKASPESYEGYVPMKFSDYLRKMSRSGEWGDHVTLQAAADVYQVKIVVLTSFKNTCYIEILPTSQESKGVIFLSFWAEVHYNSIYLNRDTSTTELQRRKKWWRFGN is encoded by the exons ATGGTGTCACATGAAGAGAACACAAGTATAGTGGAATGGTTTCTTGGTCCTAATCCATTCGCCTATCCTCCTTATGGCGTTGAGATGATtcatgacgaagaagaagcttatcatcatcatcatcagactGGTGAGTATTACAGAGAGTATGAAGAAGATCATCGTAGTAGCAGCGATGTAGATAATGATGAGATCATTGCAAGAACTCTCCAAGACGATTTTTTGCAGCTTCAAATCGCAGAGGAAAATAATAACGGTTATTCGCAGCAACAACATCAAGAAGGTTATACTAACAACTATAACAATAACAATAACGAATATGGCTGGAACGAGCAACCAGCTTTGGAGTACTCTACAG AATGGGTAGGGAATGATAATGAGCAAGGCTGTGATTCGCCAAATGTATTTTCTTGTTCAAGTCCGAGTGACACGGATGAGTATGTGTACTCGTGGGAGTCGGATCAGTGTGAGGCTGATGGTGAATTTGGGAGGAGGTTGAATCAGATGGTTCCTATTCCT tatGTGCCTAAAATAAACGGAGAGATACCacctgaagaagaagcagtTTCAGATCATGAAAGACTTCGGAATAG GTTAGAGTTGTTTGACTTTGCTGAGGTCAAAGTTCCAGGAGATGGTAATTGCCAG TTCCGTGCTTTAGCTGATCAACTATACAAAACCGCCGATCGTCATAAATATGTTAGACGTCAAATAGTCAAGCAG CTCAAAGCTAGTCCAGAGTCTTATGAAGGATATGTGCCTATGAAGTTCTCTGATTATCTAAGGAAGATGTCTCG GAGCGGCGAGTGGGGAGATCATGTTACATTACAGGCAGCTGCAGATGTG TATCAGGTGAAGATAGTAGTGCTAACATCATTCAAGAATACATGTTATATCGAAATTCTTCCTACCTCTCAAGAATCCAAAGGAG TAATCTTCTTGAGCTTTTGGGCAGAGGTTCATTACAATTCCATCTACTTGAACAGAG ATACATCTACAACAGAGCTACAGAGGAGGAAAAAGTGGTGGCGTTTTGGAAACTAG
- the LOC111204206 gene encoding heavy metal-associated isoprenylated plant protein 6-like codes for MGEVSQKKEETATKPEGEKKLVNVVVMKLNMHCEGCGKKIKRLLKHYKGVEDVKIDYKENKMTVVGNVDAEAVRDKVADRIKRKVEIVSPKKEASPPPSSGEKKVADEKPAEKKPADEKPAGDKKEDKKKEEGAKTAPPPAPPKESTVVLKTKLHCEGCEHKIKRIVNKIKGVNSVAIDNAKDLVIVKGIIDVKQLTPYLNEKLKRNVEVVPPKKEEGTTAAAATAPTPAPAGGGEKKESKDVGEKKDGGEKKESKDVGEKKDGGGDKKKEVSPAGGGEGGATVDVKKSEYGGYGYPPQPMYYYPPGQIYGQHYMMQGQSSQSYVQEPYTNQGYVHESYTNQGYGQGYGQEAPQPYMNHQGYADPYAHMRAPQMFSDENPEGCSVM; via the exons ATGGGTGAGGTCAGTCAGAAGAAGGAAGAAACGGCGACGAAGCCTGAAGGAGAGAAGAAGCTAGTCAACGTCGTAGTCATGAAGCTTAACATGCATTGCGAAGGTTGTGGCAAGAAAATCAAACGACTATTGAAACATTACAAAg GCGTTGAAGACGTGAAGATTGattataaagaaaacaaaatgacGGTGGTCGGGAACGTAGATGCAGAGGCAGTTCGGGATAAAGTCGCCGACAGAATTAAGAGAAAGGTGGAAATCGTGTCTCCCAAGAAAGAggcttctcctcctccttcaaGCGGTGAAAAGAAGGTGGCGGATGAGAAGCCTGCCGAGAAGAAGCCCGCCGATGAGAAACCCGCCGGCGACAAAAAAGAAgataagaagaaagaagaaggagcGAAGACAGCTCCTCCTCCTGCTCCACCAAAAGAG AGTACGGTGGTTCTGAAGACTAAATTACATTGCGAAGGCTGCGAACACAAAATCAAAAGAATAGTCAACAAGATTAAGG GTGTTAATTCAGTTGCCATTGATAACGCCAAAGACTTGGTGATAGTGAAGGGGATCATTGACGTTAAACAACTCACTCCTTATCTCAACGAGAAGCTTAAACGCAACGTCGAAGTTGTTCCACCGAAAAAAGAAGAGGGAACCACCGCGGCAGCGGCGACGGCTCCAACTCCAGCTCCAGCTGGTGGTGGTGAAAAGAAAGAGAGCAAAGATGTCGGAGAAAAGAAGGATGGTGGTGAAAAGAAAGAGAGCAAAGATGTGGGGGAAAAGAAAGACGGTGGTGGTGACAAGAAGAAAGAAGTTTCCCCAGCCGGAGGCGGAGAAGGTGGTGCTACGGTGGATGTGAAGAAATCGGAGTATGGCGGTTATGGCTATCCACCTCAGCCCATGTATTACTACCCACCAGGACAAATATACGGTCAACACTACATGATGCAAGGTCAATCATCTCAATCGTATGTACAAGAACCGTATACTAACCAAGGATATGTACACGAATCATATACGAATCAAGGATACGGCCAAGGGTATGGACAAGAAGCACCACAACCGTATATGAACCATCAAGGGTATGCAGATCCTTATGCTCATATGCGTGCTCCTCAGATGTTTAGTGATGAGAATCCAGAAGGATGTTCTGTTATGTGA
- the LOC111204207 gene encoding transcription factor-like protein DPB isoform X2 — protein MTTTPSNSAQSVSSSGSMGSPSSRTEQTTTVATTPASDDPASQLASGGKKKKKRRGQRASGPDKNGRGLRQFSLKVCEKVESKGRTTYNEVADELVAEFALPNNDDTSPDQQQYDEKNIRRRVYDALNVLMAMDIVSKYQKEILWRGLPRTSVSDIQELKAERLSLRNRIEKKTEYSQELEEHYVGLQSLIRRNEHLYSSGNAPSGGVTLPFILVQTRPNATVEVEISEDMQLVHFDFNTTPFELHDDNFVLKMMKFCDQPPLKNGHNNNSHETSHSFVPEDNKEGLSTDPKLPQQVDTDQSHHQLHAQPRIIPTPVTNNASAASNTPVTSPPLSGIIKSSMKTEN, from the exons ATGACAACTACTCCCTCCAATTCAGCTCAATCGGTGTCCTCTAGCGGCAGTATGGGATCTCCTTCAAGTCGCACCGAGCAAACCACCACCGTAGCTACCACACCTGCTAGCGACGATCCTGCTTCTCAATTAGCTTCTGG tggtaagaagaagaagaagaggaggggACAGCGTGCGTCTGGTCCTGATAAAAATGGAAGAGGCCTTCGTCAGTTTAGCTTGAAAG TTTGTGAAAAGGTTGAAAGCAAAGGAAGGACTACTTACAACGAG GTTGCGGACGAGCTTGTTGCTGAGTTTGCACTCCCAAATAACGATGACACATCCCCTGATCAG CAACAGTATGATGAGAAGAACATAAGAAGGAGAGTATACGATGCTTTAAACGTCCTCATGGCTATGGATATAGTCTCCAAGTATCAGAAAGAGATTCTGTGGAGAGGTCTTCCTCGCACAAGCGTGAGCGACATTCAAGAATTAAAG GCTGAACGACTCTCACTTAGGAACAGGATTGAAAAGAAAACTGAATATTCCCAAGAACTGGAAGAACAT TATGTTGGCCTTCAGAGTCTGATACGGAGAAACGAACACTTGTATAGCTCTGGAAATGCACCTAGTGGCGGTGTTACTCTTCCATTTATCCTCGTCCAG ACTCGTCCAAATGCGACCGTAGAAGTGGAAATATCAGAAGACATGCAGCTCGTGCATTTCGATTTCAACAC CACTCCATTCGAGCTCCACGACGACAATTTTGTCCTCAAGATGATGAAATTTTGCGACCAGCCGCCATTGAAGAACGGTCACAATAACAACAGCCATGAAACTTCTCACAGTTTCGTGCCGGAAGACAATAAAGAAGGCCTCAGCACCGATCCTAAGCTGCCTCAGCAAGTGGATACGGACCAGTCTCATCATCAACTTCATGCTCAGCCACGAATCATTCCAACGCCTGTGACTAACAACGCTTCCGCAGCCAGTAATACTCCGGTGACATCACCGCCTCTCTCGGGTATCATAAAGTCGAGCATGAAGACAGAGAACTAA
- the LOC111204207 gene encoding transcription factor-like protein DPB isoform X3, whose protein sequence is MTTTPSNSAQSVSSSGSMGSPSSRTEQTTTVATTPASDDPASQLASGSGKKKKKRRGQRASGPDKNGRGLRQFSLKVCEKVESKGRTTYNEVADELVAEFALPNNDDTSPDQYDEKNIRRRVYDALNVLMAMDIVSKYQKEILWRGLPRTSVSDIQELKAERLSLRNRIEKKTEYSQELEEHYVGLQSLIRRNEHLYSSGNAPSGGVTLPFILVQTRPNATVEVEISEDMQLVHFDFNTTPFELHDDNFVLKMMKFCDQPPLKNGHNNNSHETSHSFVPEDNKEGLSTDPKLPQQVDTDQSHHQLHAQPRIIPTPVTNNASAASNTPVTSPPLSGIIKSSMKTEN, encoded by the exons ATGACAACTACTCCCTCCAATTCAGCTCAATCGGTGTCCTCTAGCGGCAGTATGGGATCTCCTTCAAGTCGCACCGAGCAAACCACCACCGTAGCTACCACACCTGCTAGCGACGATCCTGCTTCTCAATTAGCTTCTGG CAgtggtaagaagaagaagaagaggaggggACAGCGTGCGTCTGGTCCTGATAAAAATGGAAGAGGCCTTCGTCAGTTTAGCTTGAAAG TTTGTGAAAAGGTTGAAAGCAAAGGAAGGACTACTTACAACGAG GTTGCGGACGAGCTTGTTGCTGAGTTTGCACTCCCAAATAACGATGACACATCCCCTGATCAG TATGATGAGAAGAACATAAGAAGGAGAGTATACGATGCTTTAAACGTCCTCATGGCTATGGATATAGTCTCCAAGTATCAGAAAGAGATTCTGTGGAGAGGTCTTCCTCGCACAAGCGTGAGCGACATTCAAGAATTAAAG GCTGAACGACTCTCACTTAGGAACAGGATTGAAAAGAAAACTGAATATTCCCAAGAACTGGAAGAACAT TATGTTGGCCTTCAGAGTCTGATACGGAGAAACGAACACTTGTATAGCTCTGGAAATGCACCTAGTGGCGGTGTTACTCTTCCATTTATCCTCGTCCAG ACTCGTCCAAATGCGACCGTAGAAGTGGAAATATCAGAAGACATGCAGCTCGTGCATTTCGATTTCAACAC CACTCCATTCGAGCTCCACGACGACAATTTTGTCCTCAAGATGATGAAATTTTGCGACCAGCCGCCATTGAAGAACGGTCACAATAACAACAGCCATGAAACTTCTCACAGTTTCGTGCCGGAAGACAATAAAGAAGGCCTCAGCACCGATCCTAAGCTGCCTCAGCAAGTGGATACGGACCAGTCTCATCATCAACTTCATGCTCAGCCACGAATCATTCCAACGCCTGTGACTAACAACGCTTCCGCAGCCAGTAATACTCCGGTGACATCACCGCCTCTCTCGGGTATCATAAAGTCGAGCATGAAGACAGAGAACTAA
- the LOC111204203 gene encoding cell division control protein 48 homolog E-like, which translates to MSSKPESSDSKSKKDFSTAILERKKSPNRLVVDEAINDDNSVVSLHPNAMEKLQLFRGDTILIKGKKRKDTICIALADESCEEPKIRMNKVVRSNLRVRLGDVVSIHQCPDVKYGTRVHILPVDDTVEGVTGNLFDAYLKPYFLEAYRPVRKGDLFLVRGGMRSVEFKVIETDPAEYCVVAPDTEIFCEGEPIKREDEERLDEVGYDDVGGVRKQMAQIRELVELPLRHPQLFKSIGVKPPKGILLYGPPGSGKTLIARAVANETGAFFFCINGPEIMSKMAGESESNLRKAFEEAEKNAPSIIFIDEIDSIAPKRDKTNGEVERRIVSQLLTLMDGLKSRAHVIVMGATNRPNSIDPALRRFGRFDREIDIGVPDEVGRLEVLRIHTKNMKLAEDVDLERISKDTHGYVGSDLAALCTEAALQCIREKMDVIDLEDESIDAEILNSMAVSNEHFHTALGNSNPSALRETVVEVPNVSWEDIGGLENVKRELQETVQYPVEHPEKFEKFGMSPSKGVLFYGPPGCGKTLLAKAIANECQANFISVKGPELLTMWFGESEANVREIFDKARQSAPCVLFFDELDSIATQRGSSVGDAGGAADRVLNQLLTEMDGMNAKKTVFIIGATNRPDIIDPALLRPGRLDQLIYIPLPDEDSRLSIFKACLRKSPVAKDVDVRALAKYTQGFSGADITEICQRACKYAIRENIEKDIERERRRGENPEAMEEDMVDDEVAEIRAAHFEESMKYARRSVSDADIRKYQAFAQTLQQSRGIGSEFRFDPTAAAGRTTGGAAADPFATSGAAADDDDLYS; encoded by the exons ATGTCAAGCAAACCTGAATCATCCGACTC GAAATCGAAGAAGGACTTCAGCACAGCTATCCTCGAGAGGAAGAAGTCTCCAAACCGACTTGTTGTCGACGAAGCCATCAACGATGACAACTCCGTCGTCTCTCTCCACCCCAACGCCATGGAGAAGCTCCAACTCTTCCGTGGCGATACAATTCTCATCAAG GGTAAGAAGAGGAAGGACACTATATGCATCGCCCTTGCTGATGAATCCTGCGAGGAGCCTAAGATCAGAATGAACAAAGTCGTGAGGTCCAACTTGAGAGTCAGACTCGGAGACGTCGTCTCCATTCACCAATGCCCTGACGTCAAATACGGAACACGTGTCCACATCTTGCCCGTTGATGACACCGTCGAAGGAGTCACCGGAAACCTCTTTGACGCTTACCTCAAAC CTTACTTCTTGGAGGCGTACCGTCCGGTGAGGAAGGGCGATCTCTTCCTAGTCCGAGGAGGGATGAGGAGCGTGGAGTTCAAAGTCATCGAAACCGATCCAGCAGAGTACTGCGTCGTCGCTCCAGACACTGAGATCTTCTGCGAGGGCGAGCCAATCAAGAGGGAGGACGAGGAGAGGCTAGACGAAGTGGGTTACGACGACGTTGGAGGCGTCAGGAAACAGATGGCTCAGATAAGAGAGCTCGTTGAGCTTCCTCTGAGGCATCCGCAGCTCTTCAAGTCCATCGGCGTGAAGCCGCCGAAGGGGATCCTCCTCTACGGACCTCCTGGTTCAGGAAAGACTCTCATCGCTCGCGCAGTGGCTAACGAAACGGGAGCGTTCTTCTTTTGTATTAATGGGCCTGAGATCATGTCCAAGATGGCGGGGGAGAGCGAGAGTAATCTCAGGAAGGCGTTTGAGGAGGCGGAGAAGAACGCTCCTTCGATTATATTCATCGATGAGATTGACTCCATTGCGCCTAAGAGGGACAAAACTAACGGTGAGGTTGAACGGAGGATCGTCTCTCAGTTGCTTACCCTTATGGATGGACTGAAGTCACGTGCGCATGTTATCGTCATGGGAGCTACCAACCGTCCTAATAGTATTGATCCGGCGTTGAGGAGGTTTGGGAGGTTCGACAGGGAGATTGACATCGGTGTTCCTGATGAGGTTGGGCGTCTTGAGGTTCTTAGGATCCACACCAAGAACATGAAGCTAGCTGAAGATGTTGATCTTGAAAGAATCTCCAAGGACACGCACGGATACGTCGGCTCTGATCTTGCGGCTCTGTGCACTGAAGCTGCTCTTCAGTGTATCAGAGAGAAGATGGATGTGATTGACTTGGAGGATGAGTCTATCGACGCGGAGATTCTCAACTCCATGGCGGTGTCTAATGAACACTTCCACACCGCTCTTGGGAACAGCAACCCGTCTGCACTCCGTGAAACCGTCGTGGAGGTTCCAAACGTCTCCTGGGAGGATATCGGAGGGCTTGAGAATGTTAAGAGAGAGCTGCAGGAGACTGTTCAGTACCCTGTGGAGCATCCAGAGAAGTTTGAGAAGTTTGGGATGTCTCCATCGAAGGGAGTGCTCTTCTACGGTCCACCTGGATGTGGGAAAACGCTCTTAGCCAAAGCCATAGCGAACGAGTGTCAAGCGAACTTCATCAGCGTCAAGGGACCTGAGCTTCTCACAATGTGGTTCGGAGAGAGCGAAGCCAACGTCCGTGAGATCTTCGACAAGGCTCGTCAGTCCGCTCCTTGCGTTCTCTTCTTCGACGAGCTGGACTCAATCGCTACTCAGAGAGGAAGCAGCGTGGGGGACGCGGGAGGGGCGGCCGATAGAGTTTTGAACCAGCTTTTGACGGAGATGGATGGGATGAACGCCAAGAAGACAGTCTTCATCATCGGAGCGACGAACAGGCCCGACATTATAGATCCGGCTCTCCTCCGACCAGGGAGATTGGATCAGCTCATCTACATTCCTCTTCCCGATGAGGATTCGCGTCTCAGCATCTTCAAGGCGTGTTTGAGGAAGTCTCCCGTTGCTAAAGACGTTGACGTGAGGGCCCTCGCTAAGTACACTCAGGGGTTCAGCGGCGCTGACATCACTGAGATTTGCCAGAGGGCGTGCAAGTACGCTATTAGAGAGAACATCGAGAAGGATATTGAGAGGGAGCGTAGGAGGGGGGAGAATCCGGAGGCCATGGAGGAAGATATGGTGGATGATGAGGTGGCGGAGATTAGAGCTGCGCATTTCGAGGAGTCGATGAAGTATGCGAGGAGGAGTGTGAGCGATGCTGATATTCGCAAGTACCAGGCTTTTGCTCAGACGCTGCAGCAGTCGAGAGGGATTGGGAGTGAGTTCAGGTTTGATCCAACCGCGGCTGCTGGACGTACTACTGGTGGTGCAGCTGCTGATCCCTTTGCTACTTCAGGGGCTGCtgcagatgatgatgatctctACAGTTAA
- the LOC111204204 gene encoding acylphosphatase, translating into MLTQMASNVGNRIRFLSLGKLPHVSASVSRTTHNPRSLSLLLLHPPVLSFRRRCISIVHRRPLLRLRSSPPLSSMSSQAESGAPQQSDSSKTVRMVIKGRVQGVCYRNWTVENAEQLGLKGWVRNRRDGSVEALFSGPPEAVEEMQQRCRRGPPAAMVTGLEAFPSTEEPGTGFEYRSTV; encoded by the exons ATGCTAACACAAATGGCCTCAAATGTCGGAAATCGAATCCGATTCCTGAGTCTCGGGAAGCTTCCACACGTATCTGCTTCAGTTTCGAGAACCACCCATAATCCTCGAAGCCTCTcccttcttctccttcatccTCCTGTTCTTTCGTTTCGGCGTCGTTGCATCTCCATCGTTCATCGTCGTCCTCTTCTTCGCCTTCGCTCGTCTCCTCCTCTATCCTCCATGTCATCTCAGGCTGAATCTGGAGCTCCCCAGCAATCCGATTCTTCAAAAACG GTGAGGATGGTGATAAAGGGAAGAGTGCAGGGAGTTTGTTACAGGAACTGGACGGTTGAGAATGCTGAGCAGCTCGGGCTCAAGGGATGGGTTAGGAACCGCAGAGACGGTTCAGTGGAAGCTCTCTTCTCTGGACCACCTGAAGCCGTGGAAGAGATGCAGCAGAGGTGTCGCCGTGGCCCTCCTGCAGCCATGGTTACTGGATTGGAGGCTTTCCCTTCCACTGAAGAACCAGGAACAGGTTTTGAATACAGATCAACTGTCTGA